The Candidatus Methylomirabilota bacterium genome has a segment encoding these proteins:
- the mdh gene encoding malate dehydrogenase, protein MQVGRAEPLSVVNRRPKITVVGAGNVGASVAQYAVERELGDVVLVDVVEGIPQGKALDLAQAGPVHGYDAVLIGGNGYEETANSDIVVITAGLARKPGMTRDDLLFKNAEIVSGVVEQVVTRSREAILVLVTNPLDAMVQLAWKKSGFPHRRVVGMAGILDSARFRTFIAQELQVSVENVTAFVLGGHGDSMVPLPRYSTVAGVPITELLSPEKIQALVTRTANGGAEIVGLLKSGSAYYAPAASTVEMVEAILKDKKKILPCAAYLDGQYGVKGLYVGVPVKLGRSGVEQIIEIKLTRDEQAAFDKSAAAVRELVDKLKL, encoded by the coding sequence ATGCAAGTGGGAAGAGCGGAACCGCTGAGCGTCGTCAACCGCCGTCCAAAGATCACCGTGGTGGGCGCCGGCAACGTCGGCGCCTCCGTCGCCCAGTACGCGGTGGAGCGCGAGCTGGGCGACGTGGTGCTCGTGGACGTCGTGGAAGGCATCCCCCAGGGCAAGGCGCTCGACCTGGCCCAGGCGGGACCCGTGCACGGTTACGATGCCGTGCTCATCGGCGGGAACGGCTACGAGGAAACGGCGAACTCGGACATCGTCGTCATCACGGCCGGGCTGGCGCGCAAGCCCGGCATGACGCGAGACGATCTCCTCTTCAAAAATGCCGAGATCGTGAGCGGCGTCGTGGAGCAGGTGGTGACGCGCTCGCGGGAGGCCATCCTCGTTCTCGTCACCAACCCGCTCGACGCCATGGTGCAGCTGGCCTGGAAGAAGTCCGGGTTCCCGCACCGGCGGGTGGTCGGCATGGCAGGCATCCTCGATTCGGCCCGCTTCCGCACTTTTATCGCCCAGGAGCTTCAGGTGTCCGTGGAGAACGTCACCGCCTTCGTGCTGGGCGGCCACGGCGACTCGATGGTGCCCCTGCCGCGCTACTCGACGGTGGCGGGCGTTCCGATCACGGAACTGCTTTCACCCGAGAAGATCCAGGCGCTGGTGACGCGGACGGCCAATGGCGGGGCCGAGATCGTTGGCCTGCTCAAGAGCGGCAGCGCGTACTACGCCCCCGCCGCCTCCACCGTGGAGATGGTCGAGGCCATCTTGAAGGACAAGAAGAAGATCCTGCCCTGCGCGGCGTACCTCGATGGCCAGTACGGCGTGAAGGGTCTCTACGTCGGCGTTCCCGTCAAGCTCGGCCGGAGCGGAGTGGAGCAGATCATCGAGATCAAGCTCACCCGCGACGAGCAGGCCGCCTT
- the icd gene encoding NADP-dependent isocitrate dehydrogenase → MASHVKIPAGEKVTLSHGKLQVPDRPIIAFIEGDGTGPDIWAASVRVLDAAVEQSYRGKKKIAWAEVYAGEKAHTVYGKDCPPNLLPDETLDVIREYLIAIKGPLTTPVGEGFRSLNVTLRQVLDLYVCLRPVRYFKGVPSPVKHPEKIDMVIFRENTEDIYAGIEWEQGTPEAKKVIEFLQKEMKVKQIRFPQTSSIGVKPVSKEGSERLVRAAMRYTIENGRRNVTLVHKGNIQKYTEGMFMKWGYALAKREFSDKLVGWDDCGGKPPAGKILVKDAITDAFLQQILTRPDEFDVIPCCNLTGDLISDALAAQVGGIGIAPGANINYESGHALFEATHGTAPKYTGQDKVNPGSVILSGEMMLRHMGWTEAAERIITALETTIGQKVVTYDFARLMEGAKEVKCSEFGTAIIENMKKL, encoded by the coding sequence ATGGCGTCGCACGTCAAGATCCCGGCAGGCGAGAAGGTCACGCTCAGCCACGGCAAGCTCCAGGTTCCGGACCGCCCCATCATCGCCTTCATCGAGGGCGACGGCACGGGCCCGGACATCTGGGCGGCCTCGGTCCGGGTGCTGGACGCCGCCGTCGAGCAATCCTATCGCGGCAAGAAGAAGATCGCGTGGGCGGAGGTCTATGCCGGCGAAAAAGCGCACACCGTGTATGGCAAGGACTGCCCGCCCAACCTGCTTCCCGACGAGACGCTCGACGTCATCCGCGAGTACCTCATCGCCATCAAGGGCCCGCTGACCACACCGGTGGGCGAGGGCTTTCGCTCGCTCAACGTGACTCTGCGCCAGGTGCTCGACCTCTATGTCTGCCTCCGGCCCGTGCGCTACTTCAAGGGTGTGCCCTCGCCTGTCAAGCATCCCGAGAAGATCGACATGGTCATCTTCCGGGAGAACACCGAGGACATCTACGCGGGCATCGAGTGGGAGCAGGGGACGCCCGAGGCGAAGAAGGTCATCGAGTTCCTGCAGAAGGAGATGAAGGTCAAGCAGATCCGTTTCCCGCAGACCTCTTCCATCGGCGTCAAGCCGGTGTCCAAGGAGGGCTCCGAGCGCCTGGTCCGCGCGGCCATGCGTTACACCATCGAGAACGGGCGCCGCAACGTCACCCTCGTGCACAAGGGCAACATCCAGAAGTACACGGAAGGGATGTTCATGAAGTGGGGCTACGCCCTGGCCAAGCGGGAGTTCTCCGACAAGCTCGTGGGCTGGGACGATTGCGGGGGCAAGCCGCCTGCGGGCAAGATCCTCGTCAAGGACGCCATCACCGACGCCTTCCTGCAGCAGATCCTCACCCGCCCGGACGAGTTCGACGTCATCCCCTGCTGCAACCTCACGGGCGATCTCATCTCCGACGCGCTGGCCGCGCAGGTGGGCGGCATCGGCATCGCGCCCGGGGCCAACATCAACTACGAGAGCGGGCACGCCCTCTTCGAGGCGACCCACGGCACCGCCCCCAAGTACACGGGACAGGACAAGGTCAATCCCGGCTCGGTCATCCTCTCCGGCGAGATGATGCTGCGCCACATGGGCTGGACGGAGGCGGCGGAACGGATCATCACCGCCCTGGAGACGACCATCGGGCAGAAGGTGGTGACCTACGACTTCGCGCGGCTCATGGAGGGCGCGAAGGAAGTCAAGTGCTCGGAGTTCGGCACGGCCATCATCGAGAACATGAAAAAGCTGTGA